GTAGCAACTGCTTTACGTGCAAAAGACGTTGCAGGTGTAACAGTTAAAAACACTGATTTAGTAGTTGAAGACCAATACGGTCAAGTAATTACTGATGCAGCAGTACTAGGAGCTATCCAATTTGAAGCTTCTGTAGAAGTAGGTTCTGCAAGTGAAAAAGCATTCACTGTAACAAACACTGGTAACACTTCAGCAAACATCGTTGCTAAAGCGGGTACTACTGAAACTTCTGGTAAAGTAAGCTTCAAATTATTAGATGGCGCTACTCCAGTTGAATCAAGTGCATTAACAAAAACATTCTCTATCGTTTCTGATGCTCAATTTGCTTCTTACACTGTAGAAGATGTACCAACTATCTATGCTAACGCTGCTGACGGCAACAAAGTTGTAGCTGCTTACAATAAAGATATCGTAGTTAAAGCTAAAACAGCTTCAGGCGAAGTAGTACAATTAACAGAAGGTACTGATTTCACTGTAACTGGTAAACCAGCTGCTGGCTCTGCAATTACATTTGCTGACAAAGAAACTACTGCTAAAAAGTCTGTAACAATCACAATCAACGCAACAGGTGAAGAGTTAACTAAAGAATTAACATACTCTAACGTAGCTCCAAAAGTTGCTAAAGTACAAGTTGTTAAAGAAGGTACTGCAGCTGCTGCAGTAGCAGATTCAACTAAACTTGAAGAAGCAAAAGCTGTAGAATTTACTGCAACTTCTGCATTTAACTTAACTGAGTTAGCTAAATTAGTTGATTTCGTAGTAACTGACACTTATGGTGTTGCAGTAGCTGCTGATGAAACTGCTGGCGTAAAAGTAACTCTTGCTGATACAACTGTAGTACCAGTTGAAACATTAACTTTAACTAAAGTATCTGGTGAAGTTGAATTTGCAGGTAACGGTACATTAACTGCTGCAGTTAACAAATTCACTGCAGGTGCTGAATTCAACTCATTAGTTAAATTCAGTGGCGTTGCTGGTAACATTGTAAAAGTAACTGCTACATCTGCATCAAACTAATAGTAACTTAATTGCTAATGTCTTAGTAATTTAACTACTATACCAAAACTCTAGTCGAGAAATCGGCTAGAGTTTTTTTGTGTTTTTTCATATTGCAAAGAACCTATAGAACAATATGAAACTTTTAGTATTATTTCCACGTATTATCATAGTATGATAGTGAAAAGACGTAGGGGGTCGAGTGAATGAAACAAAATAAATTATTTCAAGGAGCAATCGTTGCGGCTTTAGCTACAAGTGCCATTGTAGTAGTGCCGACAGCGCACGCAGCTGAAGGATTTAGCGATGTGGATATGACGAAAGAGTATGGAGCTGCGGTGAAAGATTTAGCTAAGCGTGGAATTATTAATGGTTATGCAGATGGTACATTTAAACCGTTTGCAGATGTCACACGTGGACAAGTAGCCAAAATGTTAGCAAATTTATTGGCTTTAGATACGCAAAATGTAATGGACCCTCAATTTACCGATGTTAAGCAAAGTGACGAATACTACGGCGCCATTGCAGCATTAGCAAATGAGGGAATTGCGACAGGCTTTGCCAATGGTAGCTTTGGTGTCAATCAAGCCATCACACGTGAGCAGTTAGCGAGCATGTTAACATCTGCCTTCCAATTAAGCAATAATACTGAAGATTGGACACTGCCGTTTACAGATATTGTAAAATACTCTGATGCGTATTATGCAGTAGGTCCATTGTTTGAACACAATATTACAAAGGGTATTACACCTACAACATTCGGTTTAAAAGAAACAGTCAAACGTTCACAGCTTGCATTATTTATTCATCGCATAGAGGCGATGCAAGCAAATCGCGTTGTCCAAAATTTCGCTGCGCGTGATTTTGGAGCTACTCAACTAGAAGCCTATTCATATGATAATATAGCGGCTGATGGGGAGCATGAATTTTTCAAAGTTCATCAAACAACGAATGGGTTGACGGTAGAAGCATTGCGTGAAGGATCGGGCTACTTTATGTTAGTTAGCTACAATATTGATAATGAAGAAAACTATGAGATTATCGACACGCAAAAATATAAAGTAGTCGTTACAGAAGTGGATGGCAAGCTTCAGCTTGATTGCCAACAAACAGATGAAATCACACCGGGTTCAGCATTACTTTTCGAAGAGGATTTAGGCTTTAATCCGTCTCATATTCAGCTAACAACTGCAAATGGTCATGAAGTAAGTGACAAAGTCTACGTCTATCAACCATTCAATTTTGAGGGTTGGGAGCCAGAAAGCATTCCAAAAGGCGGCAATTACGAATTGAAGTTATTGCAGGCAGGTGACTACATTGCAACATTGTCGGATGATAAAGGACAATCTGTACGTGTAGGTATTCATGCTGAAACAGATGGTTATGAAATGTATACTTCAGCAGCAGTTGAAGTTAGCAGTGTTTTCATTCCGAAGAGTGAAATAGGCTTTACCGTGAAAGATGTTCACATAGAGCAATTTACAGGAGCATTGTATGATCACAAAATTGTTGATGTGGAAAATGCTGCTGATGGGGTAACAGTTAAAAAAGTTGGTAAAGGTCAATCAATTTTTGCCATCCGCCTAAACGGTACGAATGGTGAAAAGTTATTCGTCCAAGGAATGATGTATGAAGTAAGTGGAATAACGACGATGTATTACGAATTAGCAACACAACAGGATATCGAAAATTCTTGGTAATTCACCAATAAAACATCATGATATGAAAAAGTGAAATTGACAATTGTCAATTTCACTTTTTTCTTAACTTTTAACGTTATTTCAATCACAAAATGAAGGTGTAAAAATCATTAAAAATAGTCAACAAAATAAGCTTTAATGAAGGATGAACATACACATTATTGGACAGATTCGCTAATTGAAAAAGTAGGGGAAAGGAAAGATACGATTATTGAACATGCAATTCAATTACAATAAGAAGGTTTGCATTTACTAGAAGAACTAACGAATAAAGAAGCGGATAGTGTGATGATGGATTATCATATAGCCTTAAAAGAAATAGAGTAGTAAAACGTTCTTGCGATTTTAAATGGGTTGGTGCAGTTCATAAATATTTAACTGTCAAAGGTAATGTTATCCAGCGTAATATTGCCGTTACTCATTGCAAAGTAACTGTTATGAAATGCTGAATGATGCTGATAGACAGTTGCAATTTTTATTAAAAACATTAGCCTATAGCACGCCTCGTCCAGAATGTTGTTGTCGTTTAGGTGCGAGATTTTTGGCAGATTCCCATTATGAACAAGCTATTTATTGGTATGAACAAGCAATCAGTATGAAGAACAAACCAAACCAGGGGAATTTAATTGAACATATCGCTTGGACATGGTTACCGTATATTCAATTAGCTGTTTGTTACGATTGTCTGGGACAATATGATATAGCGAATAATTACAATGAACAAGCATTACAATACGATCCAACAAATAAACTTATATTAGATAATCAGCAATATTTTAAAAACAGATTAAAGGAATAAAACGATGGAGTAGAACATGTAGGCACTCCTATAGCGGACATAACGATATAGCAAAAAAAGAGGCTGGGAAATAACTAAAAAAATTTAAGAAACAGAGGAAAGGTGTTCATAAATTTTTGCTATATGGAGAACTTGGAAAACTTATCTATTCTTGCTTGTGCAATAAATAAAAAATTAGAAGGGTTACTAGTTGTTGGTAGCGGAGGTGGTGACTCCGGCGGGAACAGCACATAATGTTAGACGCAATAGACCGCGCGTAGCGAGGGTTGCGGCTTACTGTGCTGAGCGGAAAGCACCGCCGTAGCGGACAACAACGGCGCAGCAAAAAAAGTGTTAGATTGATTGAGTTCAATCTAACACTTTTCCATTTAGTTTAGAAAATTATATATTTGACGTAGTCTTTCCAGCCAATTTCTTTAAAGTGTTGCCACTCAATTTTTTTAACGGGCATTGAGCAGAACGTGCGTGCTAAAATATTACGTTTTTCATTCGCTAAAATAGGCGTACCAACATCTATATAGCTTGTGAATATCGTTGAATCTTTCGTTGAAAAAGCAACTTCAATATCTTCAAGACGGATTTTTCCGTCCTCGTCAATAATATAGACGCTCTTTGCGCCTTTTACTGATTTGACCCAAGAAGAATTCACTTTATAAGCATCAAAAGCTTCATTAACGACGATGGAAGCCTGACCGACTGTTGAAAATGGAATATTTTCTAATATATCGTCTTGTTGTAGCATTACTTCATAATTACTAGGCTTCGGTAGTTTCGCCGTTTTTGCTAATTCTTTTGCCCATATAGCGTCATGATTTGTAGCAATCATTGATTTTTCAAGTACGATACCTGATAGCTTATCTTTGAAATGCTGTAGTT
This DNA window, taken from Lysinibacillus sp. FSL M8-0337, encodes the following:
- a CDS encoding S-layer homology domain-containing protein, with translation MKQNKLFQGAIVAALATSAIVVVPTAHAAEGFSDVDMTKEYGAAVKDLAKRGIINGYADGTFKPFADVTRGQVAKMLANLLALDTQNVMDPQFTDVKQSDEYYGAIAALANEGIATGFANGSFGVNQAITREQLASMLTSAFQLSNNTEDWTLPFTDIVKYSDAYYAVGPLFEHNITKGITPTTFGLKETVKRSQLALFIHRIEAMQANRVVQNFAARDFGATQLEAYSYDNIAADGEHEFFKVHQTTNGLTVEALREGSGYFMLVSYNIDNEENYEIIDTQKYKVVVTEVDGKLQLDCQQTDEITPGSALLFEEDLGFNPSHIQLTTANGHEVSDKVYVYQPFNFEGWEPESIPKGGNYELKLLQAGDYIATLSDDKGQSVRVGIHAETDGYEMYTSAAVEVSSVFIPKSEIGFTVKDVHIEQFTGALYDHKIVDVENAADGVTVKKVGKGQSIFAIRLNGTNGEKLFVQGMMYEVSGITTMYYELATQQDIENSW